Part of the Halorhabdus utahensis DSM 12940 genome, TCACTCACCGGCGGTGGCGGCCGACCGGAGGCAGCGAGTGAGCAGTCAGCGGGGCTCGGGTCCAACGACGGGCGACCCACCGGGATTTAAGCCACCGGGCTCGCCGACTTCCAGTAATGCTCGACGAGCTACTCGGTCGCGCTCGACTCAGAGAGCGTATCGAGGAACTCGAAGACGAAAACCGCCACCTAACGCGCCAGCTCGACGCCGAGTCCGACCGGCGAGCCGACGTCGAGACGGAGCGCCAGGCGGCCGAACGCCGCGCGAACCGGCTCGATGACCGGGTTCAGGAACTGGAAGATCGCGTCGAACGGCTCTCGGGCTCCGAGCAGGAGCTATCCGTTCGGCGTCGTGAAACGCTCTGCGGTGACCGTCTCACGACGATTCTGGACCGTCTCGAATCCGTCGAAACTGATCCGGAAGGCGCACTGTCGGCGTTCGTCGGCGACGCGCCGCTCCCGGACGCTGTCAGCGATGCCTTCGGCGACCGTTCGAGCCTCGTCTCGCGGGTCGCCCCCTGCTTCGCGTTCACCGACGACGCCCGCCTCCTCAGCGTGGCGCTGGACCCGCCGATCGAGCCCGACCCGTTCGTCACCTGGGATGACGGTGCTGTCTTCGATCGATCGCATTTCGAGCCGACGGGGGAATTCACCCTGGCGCTGGTCCGTTCTGACCTCTTTGCCATGGGAGAGTACCACGGGCGCGAACGGATCGCATTTCACGGCTTCGACAGTGATCTGGGGCGCAATCATTCGAAAGGCGGCTTCTCGCAGGCGCGCTTTGAACGCCTTCGCGACGAGCAGATCGACTCACACCTCGAACGGTGCCTGGTAGCCCTCGAGGAGCGCTCGACCGACCGGCTGTACGTCGTCGGTGAGCAAACCGTGCTGGACGCGTTCGAAGAGGCGGCTGACGCGACGGCGACTGTCGACGCCACTGGCGATCCCGAACCGGCGCTGGACGATGCGTTCTATGACTTCTGGACGACGACGCTGTGGGCGATCTGATTGGTAGAGGCTGGGTTGCCGTCCATCTATGCCAGCACTGGTGGGTAAATAGTAATTTTTTGGGTGTAGGTGGTCATCTGGGGAATATTTATTGACTCGCCCCTCGTAGTAGCGAACATGACCCAAGCGACGCTTGACGACCGGGGGCGGTTGACGTTGCCAAAAGAAGTGCGTGAAGAGTATGGTGAGACGTACTACGTTGTTTCTCTCCATGACGGTATCAAGCTGGTTCCCGTCGCGGACGATCCGCTCGCGGCGCTTCGAGACGAGTTTTCGGACGTAGAGAAGACGGCCAGTGAACTTCGTGAGGAGGCACGGGCGGGTGCCATCGAGGAGGCCGGTCGGTGAATGTACGTCGAGGCTGACTTTCTGCTCGCACTGATCAAGGACGACGACTGGTTAGGAGAGGCTGCCGAGGAGGTGTATACCACTCACCGTGAGGACCTCTGGACATCTCAGCTGACACTTATTGAACTGCTCCTCGTCGCGTACCGCGAAGATCGGGAGGCAGAGCGAGTCGTGACGAACGCTGCCGCGCTTGTTGAGGTTGACGGCGACGTCGAAACGGTCGTGACCGCGGCAACGTACGTCGATGACTACGGATTTACACCGTTTGATGCGCTCCACTATATCGAGTCAGACGGCGAGACAATCGTCTCCAGCGACGACACCTACGATCAAGTCACATCCCGACTCGATCTGAGGACAGTTCTCGAAGAGTGACTCACTCTTCCGGCCGTCACCGCAGAAGCTAAACGCCGGTCGCACCTTGCCCCGACAATGACCGACTGGACGGAGATTCATCGTCCTTCGACGCTCGCGGAGGTGCGGGGCAACGACAAGGCCCGCGACGCCCTTCGGGAGTGGGCCGAGTCCTGGCCCGACCACCGCGAGGCAGTCGTCCTCTATGGCTCGCCGGGCATCGGGAAGACCTCGGCGGCCCACGCGCTCGCCAACGACATGGACTGGCCGACGATCGAACTCAACGCCAGCGACTCCCGGACCAAAGACGTCATCGAGCAGGTCGCGGGCGAGGCTGCCAAAAGCGGTACGCTCGCCCAGGGTGGTTCGGGCCGGCGACTCGTCATCCTGGACGAGGCCGACAACCTCCACGGCAACGTCGACCGCGGCGGGACGCGGGCGATCACATCCCTGGTCAAGGAGGCCCAACAGCCGATCGTCCTCATCGCCAACGAGTTCTACGAGATGAGCAAGGGCCTCCGGAACGCCTGCCGGGACATCGAGTTTCGGGACGTCTCCACCCGGTCGATCGTCCCTGTCCTCCGTGATATCTGCCGACAGGAGGATGTCGGCTTCGAGAAGGAGGCACTCCGAAAGATCGCGGAGATGAACGACGGTGATCTTCGGGGAGCGATCAACGATCTGCAGGCCATCGCGGAGGGCCGGGACACGGTGACCGAAGACGACGTCGTGACCAGCGAACGCGACCGGACAACTGACATCTTTTCGTTTCTCGATACCGTCCTGAAGGAAGCAGACGCACAGGAAGCCCTCGAAGCGTCCTACGACGTCGACGAGACGCCCGACGACCTCATCTCCTGGATCGAGGACAACGTGCCCAAGGACTACGAGGGCGCGGAACTGGCACGTGCGTATCGGTCGCTCGCGAACGCCGACCGGTGGCTCGGCCGGGTGCGAGCCACGCAGAACTACACCTTTTGGCGATACGCCTCCGATGCGATGACAGCCGGTGTCGCGGCCGCACGCAGCGGTGAGAAGGGGGGCTGGACGCGCTATGGCCCGCCGAGTTACTGGTCGAAACTCGGCCGAACCAGGGGCGCACGGGACACGCGTGACGACGTGGCTCGGGCCATTGCGACGACCAGCGGCGTCAGCATGTCCACCGCGCGCCGCGAGGTGTTGCCGTATCTGGAGACGATGACCCACCACTGCAAGAACCGCGAGTTGACGGTTTCGATGACGGCGGCCTACGATCTCGACGCCGACCACGTGGCGTTTATCACTGGCAGCGGTGCGGACACGAACAAGATCGCTTCGATCATCGAGGACGCGGCAGAACGCCGGGAAACGGCCGCCGTCGACGCCTCGGAAGGCGCGTTCGACCCGGGTGAAACCGACAGTTCGTCGGCAAGTGGCGATGAGCAAGGGGACGACCAGGCGGAGAGGGCCGAGGGGGCGACGCTTGGATCCCAGCCGGCGGACGGCGGCGACGATGCTTCCATGGACGAGGCTGCAATGAGCGCCGAAGACGAGGAGGGCGCGAGGAGCGGCGAAGAGGAGGATGCCAACGACCAACAGACCGGGCTTGGCGATTTCGTGTAATCAGCGTGTCATAGGACTCCTGAAACCGTCTGCTATCTGATCCTTGTCAGGCCCTGAGTGCAGGTACGGCAACAAACAGCACAGCTGATTCTACTCAGCTGGACGGGTTTAACTGGAAGCGCTTTCCGATGGGATCGTTAGTTTGTCGGTGAAACTTACTGTGCTTGAAGCGCATAGAGATCACCGGGGGCCGTGGCGACATACACGATGTCCTCAACGACGGCAATGCCACTGTTAATCCCGCCTGCCTGGTAGTCACCGAACAGTATTGCCCTTGTTTCGAACTGCCAGCCCTCGTCGCCGTTACTCACGTCGAAGGTGTACAGCGTCTGGCCTGCAACGACGTACACTAAATCACCAGCGACGACAGGCGGTCCCGCGAGCGTCGCACTGACGGAGCGCCTCCACTTTTCGTGCCCATCAGACGCACTCAACGCTATCAAAGCCTGTTCCCGGCCTGGGACGAACACGGTTCCATCAGCGACGGCGACAGAACCAACAAAGCCGGCCCTAAGGCTACGTCGCCACACGTCTGATCCATCGTCGGCATCGAGGGCAAGGATCTCTCCCTCACCTGCACCGAGATACAGCAATCCGTCCCAGATGACTGGAATCGAACGCATGATATCGACCGATGGGGATCGACGCCACTGTTCTTCCCCGTTGGTCGCGGTAATGGCGTAGATTGTCGACGTTTCGTCGATGCAGTAGACCGTTTCGTCGGCGACCGCCAGCGGGGATAGACCCTCTCTGTCGAGTTCGAATCGCCAGCGTTCCTCCCCGCTCGATGCATCGACCGCGTAGATAGTCGGATCGTCGAATTGACCTCGCGTGTATACTGTCCCGTCTTCGATGGCTGGAGTCGCCAGCCCACCGCTATCACTCTCGGTCTCGAACGTCCAATCACGGTCGCCAGTCGCCGCGTCAAGTGCGAGTAAATCGTGCGCACCAACGTATAGTCGTCCGTTGTCGAACGTCGGTGTACTGGCGTGGGGGTCCCACTCACCACCGACCGTGCGGCCCGTCCGCCCGTCAACGACGAGGCCACCGGCAGAGACACGTCCGTTGTGGACGACGGCACCGGATTTGGCTTCTGTACACCCCGGATATCGCCAGGCCACCTCGACACCGTCTTTCGGACCGCTCGCCTCCGGATTGTGCCCGGTGTTCGCCGAGTCGTACTGGTACGATGGCCACGATGCTGCCTGGTCAAGATCGGCGTCAGATTCGTGAACCAACTCCTCGTCGGAACAGTCCGCTGGAGGGTGGTCTGAGGGGAATGAACAGCCTGCCAGACCAGCCATAGCGATGGCACTTCCCTGGAGGAACCGCCGACGGGAGGGTCTGTTCATGATCAAATCGTATTCGCATTATCATATAGGTTTTCTGTGGAATACAGACACGAATGAATTGGTCACTCATCAGACTTGCTGCGCGGCTGAATCACAGATATTGCGATGAAATGAAGTGGTTGTCCGTGCTGAACTCACTTCCCATTCAAATACTCTATGTGCGAGATCCGGCCCGGAACAGTCCGACAGCACTCCCGACCAGTCCGCCATAGACGACGAGACCGGCGAGCAGATACGCCGTCTGGTGGAGTGGTGAGGCGGCGATCAGATGGCGGCCGAGATAGACCGCGACCGGCAACGCGGCCAGGGAAGCGAGCGGCGCGTGTCGGAACGTGCCGGACAATTTCTCGCGGCCCACGACGACGAGGACAAGCACAGCAAGGACCAACACGAGCAACACCGCGTACTGCAGGGTGCCCAGAACGGGCGTGTAGCTGCTGATGAACGGTGGCGTCAACAGGACGTTGGCCGGAAAGAGCACGAGCCCCCCGACCGCAGCGGCGGTGAGGTGGCTCGACCGGATCGAGTCCGCCCAGGTCGCGACGAAGGCGAAGGCGAACGCCCCAAAGATGGTGAAGGCGGTCCAGAAGTGCGCCGTCAGTACCTCGGACATCCCGAAATTGGTGACCGTCTGCTGGCCGAGCAGCACCTGCAGCGGCGTCAACAGCGCACCGAGGGTCAGTGCGTACCGGATCCTCGTGGGCGTCTCACGACGCCAGGATTCGATGGCGGACCCGACGATGAACAGCCCGCCGATGCCGGCCACGACCCGGTGGATCCACTCGAAGAAACTCGGGAACGATTCCGGAAACAGATTCAGGAGTCCGCCGTCACAGACCGGCCAGCGCGCCTGACAGGCCAGGCCAGCGCCGTAGGACTTCGTGGCGACGCCCAGCAATATCGTCGCGAAGACGAACAGTAGCGTCGTGGCGACGAGAGAGCGAAATCGACGGTTCATGGCGTCCCCTTCGTTCGGAACTCACTTAGCCTCCGTCATTCCGGCGACCGCACGTCGCCCCGGCCGTTCTTGCGCCTTCGCAAGATTTGGCTCCGGCCCCCCTCCTTTTTATCCGTGGCTGAGAGGGGCTCCGTATGGGTCTCGAAGAGGACGCACTCGATTACCATCAGCGGGAACCGCCCGGCAAACTGGAGATCGCCACGACGAAGCCGACCAACACCCAGCGGGATCTCAGCCTCGCGTATTCACCCGGGGTCGCTGGTCCCTGCCGGGAGATCGACGCGGATCCCGCCGACGCCTTCGAGTACACGGCAAAGGGCAACCTCGTCGCCGTTGTCTCGGACGGCAGTGCCACGCTCGGACTGGGCGACATCGGCCCGCTCGCATCCAAACCGGTGATGGAGGGCAAGGGAGTGCTGTTCAAGCGCTTTGCCGACATCGATGTCTTCGATCTGGAGGTCGACGCTGACGATCCCGAACGGATGATCGACGTCGTCGAGGCACTCGAGCCCACGTTCGGCGGCGTCAACCTGGAAGACATCGGCGCGCCGGCGTGTTTTACCATCGAGAAACGACTGCAGGAGTCGTTGTCGATCCCGGTGTTTCACGACGACCAACACGGGACGGCCATCATCACCGGCGCGGCACTGTTGAACGCCATCGATATCCTCGGAAAGGACCTTTCGGAGCTGGAGGTCGTCTTTTCGGGCGCTGGCGCGAGTGCCATCGCGACCGCCCGCTTTTTCGAATCGCTCGGCGTCCCCGGATCGGCGATCACGATGGTCGACTCCGGCGGGATCGTCACCGACGAACGGGTCGACGCCGGCGACGTCAACGAGTACAAGGCCGAGTTTGCGACCGAAGGGCCGGCGGGTGACCTGGCCGACGCGATGGCTGGCGCGGATGTCTTCGTTGGCCTCTCGGTCAGTGGGATCGTCGACGGGGCGATGGTCGCCTCGATGGCCGCGGATCCGATCGTCTTTCCGATGGCGAATCCGGACCCGGAGATCGATTACGACGACGCCAAAGCCGCCGGGGAGGGCACCACCATCGTCGCGACCGGTCGCTCGGACTACCCGAACCAGGTCAACAACGTCCTCGGCTTCCCGTTCATTTTCCGCGGCGCACTGGACGCCCGTGCCCGGACGATCAACGAGGAGATGAAGGTGGCTGCCGCCGAGGCACTGGCGGCACTCGCCCGGGAGGACGTCCCGGACGCCGTCGTGAAAGCTTACGGCGACGAGCCGATCCAGTTCGGTCCGGAGTACGTCATCCCGAAGCCCCTCGATCCCCGCGTTCTCTTCGAGGTCGCCCCCGCCGTCGCCCGGGCCGCTATCGAGTCCGGTGTGTCACGTAGAGAGCCAGACCTCGATACATACGTCGAGTCCCTGGAAGCGCGTCTCGGCAAGGCTCGGGAAATGATGCGGATCATCCTCAACAAAGCCAAGAGCGATCCACAACGGGTTGTCCTCGCGGAGGGCGCTGACGATACGATGATTCGCGCCGCCTACCAGCTTCTCGACCGTGGGATCGCCGATCCAATTCTCGTCGGTGATCGGACGGAGATCCGATCCAGCGCCGACAGACTCGGGCTCTCGTTCGATCCGACGATCGTCGATCCCGGTGGCGATGCCGTCGATTGCTATGCCGACAGGCTGTACGAACTTCGCAAACGGAAGGGCGTCACCCGAGACGAGGCTCGTGAACTGTTGACCGACGGCAACTATCTCGCGAGTGCGATGGTCGAAACTGGCGACGCCGACGCCATGCTGACGGGTGCGACCGATCACTACCCCTCGGCGCTCAGACCGCTACTCGAAGTCGTCGGAACGGCTCCCGACGCCGAGTTCGCCGCCGGCGTGTACATGCTCACCTTCCGTAACCGTGTCATTTTCGTGGCCGATGCGACAGTCAATCCGGATCCGGACGCGGCCGTGCTGGCCGAGGTGACGAAGCATACGGCCGACGTGGCTCGCCAATTCAACGTCGAACCCCGCGCGGCCTTGCTATCGTATAGTGACTTCGGCAGTGTCGAGGACGATCAGACGGCGATCCCTCGGGAAGCTACCCGTCGCCTCCGGGATGATCCCTCGGTCACCTTCCCGGTCGACGGTGAAATGCAGGCTGATACGGCGGTCCTAGAAGACGCCCTGACGGACACCTACGAGTTTGCCGACCTCGACGAACCGGCGAACGTCCTGATCTTCCCGAACCTCGAAGCCGGCAACGTCGCGTACAAACTTCTCCAGCAACTCGGCGGTGCTGACGCCGTCGGCCCGATGCTGGCCGGGATGGACCGTCCCGTGCACGTCGTCCAGCGCGGCGACGACGTCGAAGACATCGTCAATCTGGCGGGCGTTGCAGTGGTCGATGCGCAGTCAGAACCCTAGCCGGCTGGCGATCAGTCGTCGGCCGGCCGATCCGACCGTGACGGTGGTGGCACGCGCTCGCCGACCGCCGTGACCGGATCCGGTCGCAGACACTGCTCGCGCTCGTCGTTGACGTGGGCGTACTTCTCGGGCGCGTTCGCCAGGGGATGGGCCGGGTTGACGTCGCTCTCGATCCGGGCCACTCTGATCTCATGAAACCCTCGGATTCGCGCCTGGATCCCTCGCCAATGGTTGGTCGTGGCCGGCGGGATCTCGGTCCGGTGTGGGGATTCGACGCACGGGGCGTCGAGATCGAGCATCGTCGCGTTGACGTTGGCCGCCAGTTCGTCGTGATCGACCAGGACGCCCACCCGCGAGTAGGGCGGTGTCCGCGCCGCGAGGACGTCCAGCCCGAAGTGGAGTGCGCGATACTCCGCGACGTTGTTGTCCGGAACGACGTCCGGGACCGACAGGCGAGCGACACACTCGCCGTCGCGGGTCTCGATCACGACGCCGAGCCCACCCTCCCCGCCGTGGAAGGACCCGTCCGTGGCGAGATAGAAATCCCGATGATGGGTCTGTGGCGGGTGAGCGATGTGTGGCGTCGGAGAATCGTCGAACAGGTCTCTGAGGCTCGGCCGGCCGTATGCGGCCATACCTATGCTACGCGGACGAACCGTTTTAAATCTTCCTTGGATGCCAATCGTTGCCAAACATATCCGGTAAGCGATAGCAATAGCGGGATCAGCCGGTCTCGGCCGAGTCGAGACGTTCTTCACGCCCGCAACCGAAGCTATGGGTGATGACACCCGACCTTTTCTCGCCGCTCGAAATGCGCGACGTGACTGCCCCGAATCGCGTGATGGTCTCGCCGATGTGTCAGTATTCCTGTGATGACCGTGATGGTCTCCCGACCGACTGGCACCGCGTCCACCTCGGCAGCCGAGCCGTCGGCGGTGCGGGGATCGTCATGACCGAGGCGACTGCCGTCGAGCCGCGGGGACGGATCTCCCCCGAAGATACCGGAATCTGGTCGGACGAACACGTCCGGGCCTGGCAGCCGATCACAGACATCATCGCCGACCAGGGCTCGATTCCGGCGATTCAACTCGCCCACGCCGGTCGGAAGGCCTCCAAGAGCCGACCCTGGGACGGCAGCGCACCCGTTCGACCGGACGCCGGTGGCTGGGAGACGATCGGCCCGAGCGGGACCGCCTGGCCGTACGACGCCGAGGCCCCACCGCATCGACGGATGGATACCGACGATATCGAGGCCGTCGTCGAGTCCTTCCGGGCCGGGGCCAAGCGGTCACTCGCCGCGGGCTTCGAGATCGCCGAAGTCCACGCCGCCCACGGCTATCTCCTCCACGAGTTTCTCTCGCCGGCCACGAACGATCGTACCGACGAGTACGGGGGTAGTTTCGAGGATCGGACCCGACTACTCCGGGAGGTTGTCACTGCGGTCAGGGATGTCTGGCCCGACGACAAGCCAGTCTTCGTCCGGATCTCCGCGACCGACTGGATCGACGATGGCGAATCCTGGACGGTCGAACAGTCGGTCCGACTCGCCGGCGATCTCTTCGAGGCCGGCGTCGATCTGATCGACGTGAGTTCCGGCGGGATCCGGCCGGGTTCGTATCCCGACGCGGACGGCCCGAACTATCAGGTGCCGTTCGCGGAGCGGATCAACGAGCACACGCCAGCGGGACTTCGTGTTGGGGCTGTCGGAAAGATCACGACACCCGAGCAGGCCGACGCCATCGTCGCCAACGGCCGTGCGGATCTCGCGATCGTGGGTCGAGAGCTCCTCAGAGACCCATACTTCACCATCCGCGCTGCCGATGCACTCGATGCGCTGGATCGCGTTGCCGTTCCACCGCAGTACGACCGGGCGTTCTGAGACGACTGTCGCTTCCTGCATTGTGCCCCGACTGCGCAGTACCCTACGCTTTTGCCGCCACCTGCCGATAGTCATTATAGACATGGTAGATCGACTGCTTTTCCCGACCGATGGGAGTGCGGGGGCGATGTCGACGCTCGAACATGCCCTGGATCTCGCTGCCGACCACGACGCGAGCGTCCACGTACTGACCGTTCAGGACGAGAAGACGGCGGCCGACTCGGAGAAGCCTGCCGGGACCGAGCTGGTCGAGCTGGCGGCCGATCGCGTCCGCGAGCGCGGACTCGACCCCGTGACGGCGATTCGGTCGGGCCGCCCCTATCAGCGGATTCTGGAATACGCCGACGTGGAAGACGTCGACCTCATCGTGATGCCGACACACGGGCGGACAGGGCTGGAGCGCCTCCTTCTCGGCAGCGTGACGGCACGTGTCATCCGGCTTGCGGATGTCCCCGTGCTGACTGCCTGCCCTGATTCCGAGTTGCGTTATCCCTACCGCCGCGTGCTGGTCCCAACCGACGGTAGTCGATCTGCCAACGCTGCACTGGACGTCGCTGTCGAACTTGCCAGCGTGGCGAAGGTCCCATTGACTGCACTCTCTGTCATCGAGCCCTCACGGCAGGACGCCAACGTCCGCTCGTCGGTGAGTCGCGATCGAATGGACGAACTCGCTCACGACGCCGTCGAGACCGCTGGTGACGTGGCAAGGGAGGCGTCGATTTCCGACGTCTCGACGACCGTCGTTCGCGGTTCCTCCGTCCACGCAGAGATCGATTCGTACGTCGCGGCGAACCCGATCGATCTGATCGTCGTCGGAACCCACGGCCGGACCGGGATCGACCGGTATCTCTTCGGTGGCGTCACCGAGAAACTGGTTCGGACCGCCGACGTCCCGGTACTCACCGTCCGCGAACCCGACGGTGAGTGACGCCGCCCCCACGATCGATCACGGTACGGCTGTCGGTCAACCAGTGTGTGTCACTCGGACGCCGTCCGCAGCTTCGATGCGGTAGTAGTGGGGATCGTGTTCCGGGAACTGTTCTCGATACGCCGCTTCGATGGACGTGGCGACCGATTCGACGGTTTCAGTGTCGACGACGGCGATCGCCGCCCCACCCCACCCAGCACCAGTCAATCGTGCCCCGTAGGCTCCAGCCTCGAGGGCCGTCTCGACGACGAAATCCAGTTCTTTACAGCTGGCGTCGTAGTGGTCGGCGATGTCCCGGTGTGCGGAGAGAAGTATCTCCCCGAACGTCTGAATCTCCCCGTCTTCGAGTGCCGCCTGCGCCCGTTGGACGCGAGCGTTCTCCCGGACGACGTACCCGAGTCGCTCTCGCTCCAGCGGATCAAGCCCGTGCAGATCCCCCTCCGAAACGTCTTTCGACGAATCGACGTCCAGCTTCTCGAGCGCACCCTCGACGGTCTCCCGACGCTGGTTGTAGGCCGACTCGACCAATCCCCGGGAGACACCGGTGTGAAAGACCAGGATCTCGATTCCGTCCGGAAACGGGACTGGCGTGTACGTCAGTGTTTCAGTGTCGATCGAGAGTGCGTGGCCGTCCTGCCCGAGTGCCACGGCAAACTGGTCCATGATCCCACAGGCCACCCCGACGTAGTCGTTCTCGACACGCTGACTCAGCCGCGCCATTCGCTCCCGCGAGAGGCCAAGGTCGTATGCCTCGTTCAACAGTGCCATGACCGCAAGCTCCAGGCTCGCCGAGGAACTCAACCCGGCCCCGATCGGCAGTTTCGTGGTGATGTCGCCGCGAAAGCCGCCGGGATCGTATCCCGCCGCCTGTAAGATAGCATAACAGCCTTTGACGTAGTCGACCCAGTCCTCGACTGGTTCCAGATCGTCGGTCGCGAACGAATAGCTCGATTCGACCGCGGTCGAAGACACGTGTACGTCCTCGCTCTCGGTCGCTTCGAGTCGCGTCTGCAGATCCGTCGCCAGTGGCATCACGTACCCGAGTGTGTAGTCAGTGTGGCCCCCGATCAGATTGACGCGACCCGGGGAACGGACAGTATAGTCCCCTTCGAAATCGACCATGTACCTCTCTGTTTGACTCGACCAGCAAAAAGGCCGCCGTGGGAATGTCGCGGACTGCACGAACGGCTCAGGGAAAGCCCCCTCGGCCATGGCCACTCCGATATGTTTTTCCAGCTATGCCCTGGCTTGGGGATATGGAGCTGACTGACAAGCAAGTCGTCGTGACCGGCGGTGCCGGACTGATCGGTGCGGCACTCACCCGGCGACTGGTGGCGGACAACGACGTTGTGGTCGTCGACAATCTCTCGAACGGCATCCGGTCGTCCGTGCCTGACGAAGCGACCTTCATCGAGGGTGATCTGACCGACGAGGCGGTCGTCGCTGACGCTATTACGGACGAGGTCGACCTTGTGTTTCATCTCGCAGCGGACAAATACGTCAACGCCGACGCGCCTCGCGAGCAGTTCGAAGCCAACGGCGAGATGACCTACAACGTCCTCGAACGCATGGACGACGTTGGCGTCGAGTCGATTGCGTTCACGTCTTCCTCGACTGTCTACGGCGAAGCGCCGCGACCCACGCCCGAGGATTTCGCCCCCCTCGAACCGATCAGCGAGTACGGCGCGGCGAAGCTATCCGAGGAGAGTCTCCTGTCGGTGTACGCCCACAGCCACGACTTCTCGGTCTGGAACTTCCGGTTTGCCAACATCGTCGGCCCGCGATACGGCGCAGGCGTCGTCCCCGACTTCATTTATAAACTCACCGAGGATCCGGAGACGCTGACCATCCGGGGCAACGGCCGCCAGGAGAAGTCCTACATGACGCTTGCGAACTGTCTCGACGCGATGTGCTACGTCGTCGAGCACGCCGACGACCCCGTCAACACGTACAATTTGGGCACCCGCACGACAACCTCCGTCAATCGTATCGCGGACATCGTCAGCGACGAGATGGACGTCGATCCCGACTACGAGTACACCGGGGGCGACCGCGGCTGGACTGGCGACGTCCCCAAGATGCGCCTCTCGATCGAAAAACTCGCCGCGCTGGGATGGGAACCGTCCGCATCCAGTGACGAGGCCATCCGCCAGGGTGTCCGTGATCTCCTCGATAACCCCGAGAACGAACCGCATCTGGGCTGATCTGCCGATTCCGCTCTTCACTGTCCACAACTGGACGGCATTGGATTCAGGTTGGGACTGCCTCGGCCCGATCAGGCGTTCGTTTCCGAAATGTTCGACGCACGCCTCCGAGGAGCCATCGAAGGCCCTTCGCCGATCGCTCGCGTGGGTGTCGACCGGATCCGCGCTCAGACGTGTTTCTGGAGTTCGACCGTGAATACACAGCCGGTGGCGTCTTCAACCACAGTCGCGTCCGCTCCCTCGGGTTGTTCTGGGGTGTTTTCGACGCTCACGTGGCCGCCAAACTGATCGACGATGGTGTGGACCAGATACAGACCGATTCCGGTTCCGGGGCTCTCGGGACCCATCTCCCCTTTACCGAAGATGCTGTCGAGATTCGACTCGGGGATACCGGGGCCGTTGTCGGCGAGGGACACGCGCACGTCCGTTT contains:
- a CDS encoding NADP-dependent malic enzyme: MGLEEDALDYHQREPPGKLEIATTKPTNTQRDLSLAYSPGVAGPCREIDADPADAFEYTAKGNLVAVVSDGSATLGLGDIGPLASKPVMEGKGVLFKRFADIDVFDLEVDADDPERMIDVVEALEPTFGGVNLEDIGAPACFTIEKRLQESLSIPVFHDDQHGTAIITGAALLNAIDILGKDLSELEVVFSGAGASAIATARFFESLGVPGSAITMVDSGGIVTDERVDAGDVNEYKAEFATEGPAGDLADAMAGADVFVGLSVSGIVDGAMVASMAADPIVFPMANPDPEIDYDDAKAAGEGTTIVATGRSDYPNQVNNVLGFPFIFRGALDARARTINEEMKVAAAEALAALAREDVPDAVVKAYGDEPIQFGPEYVIPKPLDPRVLFEVAPAVARAAIESGVSRREPDLDTYVESLEARLGKAREMMRIILNKAKSDPQRVVLAEGADDTMIRAAYQLLDRGIADPILVGDRTEIRSSADRLGLSFDPTIVDPGGDAVDCYADRLYELRKRKGVTRDEARELLTDGNYLASAMVETGDADAMLTGATDHYPSALRPLLEVVGTAPDAEFAAGVYMLTFRNRVIFVADATVNPDPDAAVLAEVTKHTADVARQFNVEPRAALLSYSDFGSVEDDQTAIPREATRRLRDDPSVTFPVDGEMQADTAVLEDALTDTYEFADLDEPANVLIFPNLEAGNVAYKLLQQLGGADAVGPMLAGMDRPVHVVQRGDDVEDIVNLAGVAVVDAQSEP
- a CDS encoding ribonuclease H family protein encodes the protein MAAYGRPSLRDLFDDSPTPHIAHPPQTHHRDFYLATDGSFHGGEGGLGVVIETRDGECVARLSVPDVVPDNNVAEYRALHFGLDVLAARTPPYSRVGVLVDHDELAANVNATMLDLDAPCVESPHRTEIPPATTNHWRGIQARIRGFHEIRVARIESDVNPAHPLANAPEKYAHVNDEREQCLRPDPVTAVGERVPPPSRSDRPADD
- a CDS encoding NADH:flavin oxidoreductase/NADH oxidase, yielding MTPDLFSPLEMRDVTAPNRVMVSPMCQYSCDDRDGLPTDWHRVHLGSRAVGGAGIVMTEATAVEPRGRISPEDTGIWSDEHVRAWQPITDIIADQGSIPAIQLAHAGRKASKSRPWDGSAPVRPDAGGWETIGPSGTAWPYDAEAPPHRRMDTDDIEAVVESFRAGAKRSLAAGFEIAEVHAAHGYLLHEFLSPATNDRTDEYGGSFEDRTRLLREVVTAVRDVWPDDKPVFVRISATDWIDDGESWTVEQSVRLAGDLFEAGVDLIDVSSGGIRPGSYPDADGPNYQVPFAERINEHTPAGLRVGAVGKITTPEQADAIVANGRADLAIVGRELLRDPYFTIRAADALDALDRVAVPPQYDRAF
- a CDS encoding universal stress protein translates to MVDRLLFPTDGSAGAMSTLEHALDLAADHDASVHVLTVQDEKTAADSEKPAGTELVELAADRVRERGLDPVTAIRSGRPYQRILEYADVEDVDLIVMPTHGRTGLERLLLGSVTARVIRLADVPVLTACPDSELRYPYRRVLVPTDGSRSANAALDVAVELASVAKVPLTALSVIEPSRQDANVRSSVSRDRMDELAHDAVETAGDVAREASISDVSTTVVRGSSVHAEIDSYVAANPIDLIVVGTHGRTGIDRYLFGGVTEKLVRTADVPVLTVREPDGE
- a CDS encoding galactokinase, with protein sequence MVDFEGDYTVRSPGRVNLIGGHTDYTLGYVMPLATDLQTRLEATESEDVHVSSTAVESSYSFATDDLEPVEDWVDYVKGCYAILQAAGYDPGGFRGDITTKLPIGAGLSSSASLELAVMALLNEAYDLGLSRERMARLSQRVENDYVGVACGIMDQFAVALGQDGHALSIDTETLTYTPVPFPDGIEILVFHTGVSRGLVESAYNQRRETVEGALEKLDVDSSKDVSEGDLHGLDPLERERLGYVVRENARVQRAQAALEDGEIQTFGEILLSAHRDIADHYDASCKELDFVVETALEAGAYGARLTGAGWGGAAIAVVDTETVESVATSIEAAYREQFPEHDPHYYRIEAADGVRVTHTG
- a CDS encoding NAD-dependent epimerase/dehydratase family protein, producing MELTDKQVVVTGGAGLIGAALTRRLVADNDVVVVDNLSNGIRSSVPDEATFIEGDLTDEAVVADAITDEVDLVFHLAADKYVNADAPREQFEANGEMTYNVLERMDDVGVESIAFTSSSTVYGEAPRPTPEDFAPLEPISEYGAAKLSEESLLSVYAHSHDFSVWNFRFANIVGPRYGAGVVPDFIYKLTEDPETLTIRGNGRQEKSYMTLANCLDAMCYVVEHADDPVNTYNLGTRTTTSVNRIADIVSDEMDVDPDYEYTGGDRGWTGDVPKMRLSIEKLAALGWEPSASSDEAIRQGVRDLLDNPENEPHLG